DNA from Deltaproteobacteria bacterium:
ATCGCGCGCACCGCCTGCACGAGCGCGAGCAGTTCGTCCGCACGCGCCGTGGTTGGCGGCGCCGCCTCTTGCAGCCGTGATTCCGGCGCCGACACTGTCGCTGAACTCCGACGTTCGTTGAGAGTCCGGACTCCACCGCTGCGAACTTTGTGGTACGGTAGCGAGCATGGCGCGTGAGCAGGCGGCGGCGGTCAGAGTGGCGGATGCACTGCCGCTCGAAATGGATCCCATCACTTATCGACGGATCTGGGCGCTCGCCTGGCCGGTGAGCATCTCGACGTCGACGGTCACGCTGCTCACGCTCGCGAATCTGTTTTGGATCGGTCATCTCGGCACGATTGCCGTCGCGGCGGTCTCGCTCAGCGGCAACATTCTCTTCATCGTCTTCGGCATCTCCAACGTCGTGTACACCGGCGCGTTGGCGATCGTGGCGCGGCGGATCGGCGAGGGAAATCACGCGCAAGCCTTCAACGCGGCGCTGCACGCGATGTGTCTGGGGGCGATCCTCGGCGTCGTGGTGGCGGTGCTCGGCTACGCCGGCGCGCCCAGCATCGTGCGATTCTTCAATGCCGGCGACGCTGTCGAGTCGGCGGCGATCTCGTACCTGCGCATCTCGTTTGCGGGGCAGATTCCGCTCTTCGTGTCGATCGCGCTGAGCGCGAGCTACCAGGCCGCGGGCGACACGCGCACGCCCATGTTGATAAACGTGGGCGTCGTGCTGGTCAACGGCCTGCTCGATCCGTTCTTTATCTTCGCGCCGGGTGAGTTGCGGCTCGGCGGCGTGTCGCTGGGCTGGCTCGGGTGGGGCGTGAACGGCGGCGCCATCGCTGGGTTACTGGCCGGGGCCGGGGGGTTCATCGTATTCCTCACCACCTCGCTGCGACGCGGCAAGCCGTTCAAGCGCCCGGCGCATCAACCGTTGGCGCTGAGCCTCAGCGAATTCTGGCGCATGTTGCGCATCGGCACGCCGGCGAGTCTATCGATGATGGCACGACCGCTGTCGACGTTTCTGTTGCTGAAAGTCGTCGCCTCGTTCGGCACCGCGGCGATCGCCGCGTTTGGCATCTCGCTGCGTTCGTTCTCGGTGAACTGGATTCCGTACTCGGGGATCAATACCGCGGTGTCGAGTTTGGTCGGCCGCAGCCTCGGCCGGCGCGACGTCGATGCGGCGGCGCGCGCGGTGCGGCACGGCCTAGCGGTGGACACGGCGGTCGGCGTAGTGTTCTGCATCCTTTACTACGCGTTCGCCCAAGACATCATTCTGGCGTTCGATCGCGAACCGGCGGTGGTGGCGGCGGGCGCGCCGTTCTTGCAACTGATGGCCCTGGGCTTCCTGGTCAGCGCCCCGATGTTCGCGCTCACCAGCGCGATGAACGGCGCCGGCGACACTAAGCCGCCGATGGTCGCCGCGTTCCTGGCCAATTGGCCGATCAAGCTGCCGCTGTCGTACGCGCTGGCGCTGCCGTTCGGCTACGGCATCAACGGTGTATGGATCGGCATGCTGGTCTCGATCGTCTTCGAAGCGATTGTGATCTTTATCTGGTACCAACGCGGCACGTGGAAGACGAAGAAGGTCTGAGCGGTGATCGGAGCCTTCAACTGCGACGCCGGTCGCGTGAAACAGCCAACATTGCCCGATGGCCGGGTGATCGGATTCATCACCGGCACCACGGTGCAGTCGGTGAGCGACACCTACACTCGCAACGCCTTCGGCGAGCCGTTGATCCACAGCGCAAGCGGCGCGAGCGGTGCGCTCTTCAAGGTCCAGTACACCCGCGACACCGGCGGCCGGACCGCATCGAAGACCGATACCGTCAAATGGTGTCGCCACGACCTTCGCATACACCCTACGACGCCGACCGGCAGTTCGGCAGCTCCCTTCTCTGACAAGGGCCAGAGGGTTTTTCTGCAGCCTCAACGCCATGGCGCTGAGGCGCGGCGCGCTCTTCGCCGTCGCCTGGAGCGGCTTGGGCTGCGATCCCTCCGGTTTGAAGGGTCTAGTACACTTCGTGCCAATTGTTCCAGAATGCCTCCGTCAGCAACTTGTTCTCCGTGACGATCCGGACCGTGGTCCCTGTAAGGCGCTCGCGAAGAAGATAGTACGCGTCAGTACCCTCTTTGCGGGCAAGATCATATTCCATCATGTTCGTGAAGATTCGGTCCAATAGGGTGGCTACCTCATCCACCTTGTAGGTGATCATTGCCCCGTTGACGATCCCACTCTTGAACTCCACCAATCTGGTGAGCGGATGGCTATCCCGGTAAAAGTCGTAAATCTCACGGCCTTGAGGATCGTCCGGACAAAGGATGATCACCGGCTTCCCGAGGCTCAGGGCCATGGCGTATTCGCTCACTTTGCCCAGGCTCTCCTTGTGCTGAGCAAAATAGAGTACCACTTTGGCCGTCTTCACCATGAGGCACTCTATGATCCCTTTATCCTCGTGGTGCTCGGCGGCACTGAGCGTTGGATCGAAATAGCGAACATTATACTTGCTCAGCGTTGGAGAATCGAAGATCTGCTCACAGGTGCTCGCCATGTCGCGAAAGTCCTGGCGCGTGCGCATAGACGTCGCGACGTAAACGTCGAGGTCGTTACAGAGCGACAGATAAATTCTGGTGTTCTGTAGGGCATCGACTCTGGCCTTCTGGAACGCGTCCCACTGACCCGTGTACAGCGCTACGACCTCTTCTTCGCTCTGGAGGACTCGTGATGCATCCTTGAACAGCAGCTCAAATAGCTGTAGCTGATTCTTGCCCTCGGCGAGGGCCTTGGTCCTATCTCGCAGCAGGTCAGGCGTAACCTGTGCGCCTTCTGCTCGGAGCGCTCGAAATCCCTCAAGCGCCAGCGTGACGTGGTCTGTGTCTTGAAGCGATCCTTTGGCTTCGTAGGTCTTACACGCCATCTCGGAGATCAGGTAGCGGCTATTGCGGGGAATCGGGGTTGGTCCCGCCACCTTTCCACGAGTTGCGATGCGCTGTTCGTTGATGCGCCTCTCTGAAAAGAAGGTGCTGATTGCCTTGAAGGAAAGTAGCCGTAGGTCGCGATAGGCTTGGCGAAAATTGCCCCAATACAACATGGCGTCGTATATGAAGCGACGGAGGCCCCACTGAGCTTGCTGAAGAGAGGTGATTTCAGTGACCTCATTGGGAGGCCTATAGCCGGTTGGTGAATGGACCCTTTCGACAGGGTAGGGATGGGTGAGCGGAACTTCCAGAAAATGGTAGCGAAAGCATCCTTCGCTCATCCCGGCCTGGGAGCAGCGGTGCATAAGTTGATTTAGTCGGGCCCACGACAGGGAGCCGTCGTTCAGTGCCTCAAGTCCGGTAGCAATTGCATCGTAGATATCGCTGCCCTGATCGAGGCCTCGAAGCAGGGATGGAAAATACTCGCCGAAGGCAGCTTTGATTTCCACTAGCGTGGTTGGCATGCGTTCCTCCGTTTACGGGCCCGTTTTTCCCATTCTGTCGCCGCCCAACGGTCAGGCATCACCTGCGCGTGTCTTTCCGCCGCGTCAGGTGGACCCCTCTTGTTCGGCTTTGCCCGATTGACACTGTCGTACTCTCGTCTTTGCGATTCGCTGGACCCTGTCGGACGCTGCTCCCTGCCGTCTCGCTACAAGCATCAAGTCGGCAGCTCCGACAATCTATCTGGAATCGCAGACGATGGAACACCGGGAGGGCTTACCGATGGGTCGGCTTGCAACCAATACCTCATGAACGTCCGCGAAAGAATCGTTGTGTCAACTGAGTCAGCGACGTATACAGGGGTGATGGATGGTGTGCGAAGTCTTCTGGCGAAGTAGATTCCCGACGTTGGTATGTCATGAAAGTAGGCGACGGTCATGTGCCGGTTGTGTCGCCACCAATCCAGCCTGCGAACCTTGAGGTGGGCACCAAATTTGGCGTTTAGAGCCTCCTCATGCTGACGAAATGCGATGATGAGATAGACATCTAGCCCCCTAGAGAGTTTGTCGGAGAATGATTGGGTGTAGGCAGGGTCGAGCAGCCACTCTCCTGTCTCTGCAATGACGGCGAGTTGTGTGAACTCACCCTTGAGCAGAATATGGGTCTGTGCACGCAACGCGGTAATCGTCCCCAGCGTAGTTGGTGCCGAGAATATCTTCGCGCAGACCTGATCATCACGAGCGTGAATCTCGACCTCGCTGCTGCGCTCGAGATCCTGAAGAGTCGTCGTGATAGTGGACACGCGAGAATCATCCGGAACAACTGAGTCGTCCAGAATCAGTCGCTCTGTCAATCGATTCGCCAGCTTGTCCAGATCAATACTGCGATTTGTGGGAGCCACGTCCGACTCGACGGTCTCTGGCCGACATATCAGCGGGTCCGCAAAGTAGGTTTCATGGGCAACGTCATCAGGCAACAATCCTCCGCTCGCGCAAATCCTCTCCCAACTCTCGCGATGCTGATCAGGGGATGTTGCCGCATACTGATCAAAATAGAATGCGCAGCGCCCACGGACGAGCGACTCGATCGACACCAATCCTCGGCCCTTCACCGCACACATGGCGACCTCCAATATGGCACGCGCTCGGGAATACTCCGCGTGCTCGATCGTTCGAAGATGAAGGTCCCGCTGCCATGGAAGTAGCTCCGATACGAGCACGTGCCTGCTTATGGAGGGAACCTGTACGACTCCGTTTGATTCCTTGTCCGCTACCTGACGCAAGACGTCTGCGAACCCGCGAAGGATCAGGTCGTGCCCCTGGTAGCCTCTGCGGGACGCTGAGACAGACCATTTGGACGACATGAGGTCTTCGAAGGAAGTCGCCTTTCCCGGCCGTTCCGCCAGCACCTCTTTGGTTGGATCGTTGGGGCCCTTTACAAGGCCACCGCGCGAAAGAGTGAATATCGCCAACCTGGTAGGGGCTGCCAACATTGCGTTCAACTCAAAACTGCCAAGAGATGAACCCACGTTGAGCAGTGTACAGTCTGTTCCATCGAGCAGTTTCTGGATACCTCCCTCGATCCGGTCGCGTTTGGAGTAGTATGCGTCCCGAGTGAAGCGGAGGGTTTCGGGATCGCTCGCGGTACCGTGCAGCTTGATGTAGAGAGGAAGAAAATCGCTAGCATCTGCGTCGAACTGCACGTGCCTGCAATCTCGCTCGGATACTATTCTGACGAACTCTCCGGCGGTCAGCTCATCGTAGAGAGACTGATCGAGC
Protein-coding regions in this window:
- a CDS encoding SIR2 family protein, which translates into the protein MIAVVGAGPSVPAVGSSAELIDALVGEDPNPRGRKEYLHWLTRVFRLQEEAFETQLAALSRSASLAQNVRAHLKDKYDIRHPTLLTYEILAHLLKHRFIDALVNLNFDELLDQSLYDELTAGEFVRIVSERDCRHVQFDADASDFLPLYIKLHGTASDPETLRFTRDAYYSKRDRIEGGIQKLLDGTDCTLLNVGSSLGSFELNAMLAAPTRLAIFTLSRGGLVKGPNDPTKEVLAERPGKATSFEDLMSSKWSVSASRRGYQGHDLILRGFADVLRQVADKESNGVVQVPSISRHVLVSELLPWQRDLHLRTIEHAEYSRARAILEVAMCAVKGRGLVSIESLVRGRCAFYFDQYAATSPDQHRESWERICASGGLLPDDVAHETYFADPLICRPETVESDVAPTNRSIDLDKLANRLTERLILDDSVVPDDSRVSTITTTLQDLERSSEVEIHARDDQVCAKIFSAPTTLGTITALRAQTHILLKGEFTQLAVIAETGEWLLDPAYTQSFSDKLSRGLDVYLIIAFRQHEEALNAKFGAHLKVRRLDWWRHNRHMTVAYFHDIPTSGIYFARRLRTPSITPVYVADSVDTTILSRTFMRYWLQADPSVSPPGVPSSAIPDRLSELPT
- a CDS encoding MATE family efflux transporter; this encodes MAREQAAAVRVADALPLEMDPITYRRIWALAWPVSISTSTVTLLTLANLFWIGHLGTIAVAAVSLSGNILFIVFGISNVVYTGALAIVARRIGEGNHAQAFNAALHAMCLGAILGVVVAVLGYAGAPSIVRFFNAGDAVESAAISYLRISFAGQIPLFVSIALSASYQAAGDTRTPMLINVGVVLVNGLLDPFFIFAPGELRLGGVSLGWLGWGVNGGAIAGLLAGAGGFIVFLTTSLRRGKPFKRPAHQPLALSLSEFWRMLRIGTPASLSMMARPLSTFLLLKVVASFGTAAIAAFGISLRSFSVNWIPYSGINTAVSSLVGRSLGRRDVDAAARAVRHGLAVDTAVGVVFCILYYAFAQDIILAFDREPAVVAAGAPFLQLMALGFLVSAPMFALTSAMNGAGDTKPPMVAAFLANWPIKLPLSYALALPFGYGINGVWIGMLVSIVFEAIVIFIWYQRGTWKTKKV